TCAGTGTGCTCCATTACCAAAGTCTGCAAGGCAATACGGATACAATTATCAACAGTTTGTTTTACAGTAGGAAACAACCGCAGACATACTAAAAATATAGTTAAACAGATCCCACAAAGAACAACAAATCAGTAACAATAAATATGACAATTCTCGCCACAGCAATTAAATCTTTAAAATAGTGATGGCATTCTCCTTATcccaattttgatttttttttttttattttaggaaATACCTGAAGCCTTGGAAGTTTCAACACTGCTTTGAAACTTTCTCTTGATGTTGCACTTTCAGGCCAGTTTAAATGGCCTCTCCTAATATACTTCTCAGCATCTCGGCTAGAGAATTTAATCAAAGATGAACAGATTAGCACATCTATTTGAACCAAAAAACGATTTGGATAGGGAAAATCTgccaaattatataaaataacacATACTCAGCTAATCTTAACATGTTTGACGGTAAAGGTTCAAGCACTCTTTCCATCATGGCCAAGTGCTCCAAGTTCTCATGAGTCTGAAAGAGCATCTTTCCCTGTAACAATTTATTCAGTACTAAATTCTCAAAGTATAGGACAAACGACACCGAATGATTAGTTTTAGGGATAAAAACATACTGAGCAAAGTTCAACAAGAATACAGCCAATGCTCCATATGTCACAAGGATAGCTCCAACCAAGTCCTAAGGTGATCATCAATTTTTGTGAGACATTTAACACTGAAAcacaatattttatttattatcaaataaAACTAACCTAAGATAACTTCTGGAGCCCGATAATGCCTCGTAGAGACCACATAGTTATTGTCTATGAAATCATAAGTTGTACTTCCAAAATCAATAACCTTGATCGCACTTGATTTTGGTAACATCTTGAAGTGAGATCCTTTATTGGATGAGACCTAAGCAAATGGTTGGTAGTTAGCGTTGAAATAGCAGGATGATGGTAATACTTGATCAAAAATAGAAGATAAATATGAACCAACTAAAAAAATGTATGGTAAGGTTCGTTTTGTTTATCAAAGACAAAGTAAACGCTTTAAGATGGATACAAAATAATACATTGGAATCAGGTACTTTGATGTACTCTGGGGAAACAAGAAGTATATTCTCAGGCTTTAGATCAGTGTGAATAAGACGCATGTCATGCATAACTGCACACAATAGAAAGAAGTGAATACAGTATATACAAGATCAACTCCTCTCGTGCCCCTGAGTGCTGTTAGAAGGTAAGCTATTGTGATGGTCTTAaatataagcatatgaatgtgATAAATAAAAGATATGGAAGTACTGCCTACGCACATGCTACACATTCCAATAGTTGCCTTGCAAACTCACGAACTAGATCAATTGGAAATGAGCGAAAACTGTTTTTGCGTAGAAAATCATATAAACTTGGGCCAAGCTTCTCAAACACctgttaaaattattattattttttaatccaaaGATAATTTCAATTCCCAATGTAATTGGGAAGGTAGAGAAATTATCACAGCATATATACTTACAATACAGATATGGTTACGATAGTCAAACCAGTTCCGTATTTGCACACAACTGCAAGAACACATCAACTCGTGTATGTATTATTTAAAACTAGCGAGTTGACAGCTACAGTTAAAAATAGGCAAAAATGACTTACCGACTTGTATTAGCATCATGCTTTCCAAGCAGCTGCAGAATCTCAATTTCTATCATAGCGTCTTTTCTATACTTTCTATTACTGCGGACAATTTTTATGGCTACCATTTCATTTCTTTCATGATCCCAGCATTCTAGAACCTGTCCAAAGGCCCCTGGTATCAACGTACATGGGAAATGAATGTTAAGGTAAGTTATAATGAATCTTTAGGAGTGTCAAGATAAGGAAATCTGTACAAACATTCATAATTACTTTAAGAACTTACCTTCACCCATTTTTCTGTGGATCTTATCTGCAAATTTTGAAGGAAAAAAATTAGCAGAGAAACTATAATATGGTAGTATTAAACTCACAATAGAAAGAGGCAATTGTGTCGCGGGAAATTTACAAATTCAAAATGCACACAAATGGTCAAGTGAAGTTACATCGAGAAGTTAAATTTTCTCCGAGTTCAAACTTGTAATGCCCATCTTTATCATCTCCTCTCCAAGGGGGGGGAAGCTGTCGGACAAAATCTTTTGCATATTGGGAAGGACGAGTATCATTAGAAGTAGTCTCAGAAGATTTGATGCTCTTTATGTTAACTTCTTGTCCACATAATATACCGATTTGAGCCTACAGATAACCATGGATTTATTGTTATGCCATCCAAATAAACAATTTTGCCTTAAAACTACTCTCTTTTTTCTCTTCTCTGGTAGGGCAAAATATGTACAAAAAGATTTTGATACTAAACGGGATAGGGTATTAAAAACATCGCCCTTGCAcgaaagaaaaattataaaatcacACACAAAAGGGGGAAACCCAACGAAATTCGGTGGTCAGCAGAAGGAGTAAACCGGCAAATCAAGCAACAGGAACACGAAACAAGATCAGCAAAGCAAAACACCGCCCTTGCAcgaaagaaaaattataaaatcacACACAAAAGGGGGAAACCCAACGAAATTCGGTGGTCAGCAGAAGGAGTAAACCGGTAAATCAAGCAACAGGAACACGAAACAAGATCAGCAAAGCACCTTGGCGTCGGTTAGCGGGTCGGCGTCCCACCGTGACCTAGCACGCTTCCGAGGACGGACATCTGCTATGCGGGAGTGGGGAAATTCCTTCACTATCTCGACCTCCATGATCGATTTGAGAAAGAGAAAGGCGAAGAGGAAGAAATCTTTTGGTACGGAGGAAAATATCTGAACACAAAAGGAGGCGAGGCACCGCTCGTCCCGTTACCCAAACCCTAGCTACGAATTCATTCGACTCGGATTGTGCCCGACTTAACCATGGTTTTATATGAGTTATCGAACGCGTTAAGGAACGCGGATTTTTCGGATTctgaaattatatttttaatattattatcaaaattttaaaaataattaaccgCACAGACGTATTAatgtgtaatataatataataatacgGATAAATTAATATCCCCCTTATAAATTAGACTTCGGTAAAAATACACAAGAAagttaaaatatttatagaagttttttgttaatatttttatgtaaaaaataattttaaaaaattcttaaaattgattttaataaaaatattaacataattttattttagattttaataaaattaattattaaaagtcGAGATATTGAACTAAATAGTAATGTTTTACCCGAATTACTTGGAAGGAACCTAGAGAATAATAAACATCCTTTCAGAAGGAAAGGAATCATTgtaatgcaattaaataaaatatttattaataaataatcgTCTCACAATTAcaattaaaacaaataaaatgAGTGAACAAGCACGTGAgcaatatttattattaaaaaaagccGCATCCTAATGTAAGCAGATGGGTGGTTCATACGATATTTAGATGAAGTCTAATgtgaaaaatattataaaaaaattattaaaatttttcgtaataaaattttattatgattttatataataaattatggtataatttttcataataaaaatttattatgattttttataacaaaattctattataattttacCGGATCTAGAGTTTATGCACTATTTATAGAAATCATTATAAACTTATTATACAATCATATGAATCATGGAATATGCTccaattgtgtagagagaattctaataaagtttcggTCATTTTTATGGAGTAGGCACGCTGTcaaaccacggtaactcttcttcttcctcctctttttcTTGTCCTTCATCGTGTTTGCTCCTTTTATGCATTTTTGTCTTGTTGCTCCACGTGAtctctctttctcttttccttttcttctgcgttagaggttgagaggtattgTCTCTACCTCTTTAcacaataattggtatcaaagctacaGGTTTTTAACAGATCTCTTCAACATGTCAGGGACGACTCCTGtaaagtttgatatggtgaagtttgatgaAATCGGGAACTTCATATTATGATagagaagggtcaaggacttgttggtacAACAAAGCATTGTAAAGGCACTAGGAGAAAGGAAACTGAAAAGTATGGAGAGATcggattgggaagaacttcataTGAAGCTAGCGGCAACAATTAagctttgtcttacggatgatgTGATGTTCTATGTCATGGACAAGGAGTCACCGATGACAGTTTGACAAAAGCTGGAAAGTCGATACATGTCAAAGTCCTTGACAAATAAGTTGTATCTTAAGTAGACATTATTCGGACTGAAGATGACAAAGGGAATCGATATAAGCCATtacatcaacgtattcaaccagaCTGCGAGCGATCTAAAACGGGTTGATGTGAAGTTCGAAGATGAAGACAAGGTGctaatgttgttgaattctctactttcatctcctacgtacgagaatttagttattatttttgtaaaatactGCAACCAAATAATAATTACATAATAAGATTTAATGGACGAAAAattttaatggaatttttagaaattttatgggatttaatcggagctcgtgtgacgtatttagaggggatgcacttatgggcgaggaaaagtctgtttggaatacccggaaGTGGGAATTGATTGAGAGGTttatctagggttaaatttttaAAAGCCTAAGTTATAAAAGCTGGATTTTCCCCTGAGCCCTCGGCGCCAAACCCTTGCCTCGCCCTTGCCCTTGCTCgtgcccgtgccctagctccccaCGGCGCCgggcttcttcttcccctctcgcGCCGCTGCCCTCTCCTCTCTCGTCCGATCGCTGCAAATCTTCGACCCGAGACATTGGCGCCGCGCCACCAGTCGCCATCGTTCGCCCACGCCGCACCTTCGTCGGTCACGACGAGCTCCAGCCGCCGGCCTTGCCTCTTGCCCTTGCCACAGTGGCGATCTCTCTTCCTCGCATGAGCACCCTTGGATGCTACCGACCCCTCCTCACGGCCGCACCAGAGATGCCACGACGAGCACGACCGACGATCTCTCCCTCTCCGAGCCGTGCCCTAACTGATCCAGTAAGTAGTTCCTTGTATGTAGGTTTTATTTGGTAGGATAGTAGAGGATGGTCCGGATTTTGTGTCATTGCTCAACTTACTGCCCTGTTTAGAGAAGTTTAATCGGGTTTTCTTTGTGGATTGCAtggtttcattgtgatgttgaTTGGTTGAACATGAGGTGTTCTGTTCATAATAGATGTGATTCGACTGTTTCCTTTTGGATGTTCTTGAGCGATTGTGGGTTTCCTCTCAGTTTCATCACGGAACTAGGACATTCATGGGATTAGGTTTGGCTTGGTTTTGGTTGATTAAGATGCGGTTTGAGGTTTCCATGTTGCTTTTGCTGGTTCTTGCGGCTCGTTTTGGTTTCCAGCATCAGATTTGGGGATAGATTTGGATCGATTTGTGATGGTTGTGCTTCTCTTCTTTGCTTCTAGAATCATGGTCAGATTGATGTTGGTGTCAGATTAGGGAAGACTATGTTCCCTTGTTCCTTGTGTTGCCGAATTTCTTGGTTATAAATTTCAGTTTGTGCTTGTTTCTGTTGGGCTGTTAAGATGAGTTTAGTGCAGGTTTTCTTTACGGCTTGCAACGGATTTATAAAATTGATATAGTGGTTTGTGAGTTGGTTTTGGCGCCTTGGTGGCTGTTCAGATTTTCGTATGTGGCTTGAGACTCGACACCTTCAAAGTAATTGTTCTTTCCCTACTACCTCAAGATATTTAGTTGGTTTATGCACTGTTTTGAATTTAGGTAGTTTCTTATATGGAAGTTAGCTTAGTCAGTAAGCATGTCTATTTGTGAAAAATGATATGAATGAATTAGGTTAAGGATAATAAGGATAGATTTGTTCAATGGGTTCTCGGGTTCATGAATGGAGTAATGCCTACCCAATACGAATGACTAGTTAATGATGTACACTTGTGGTGCTATTATTAAATTGagtttgggtttagctagttgtggtTTATGCAATTAGTTAAACTGTACATTATGTGATTTACAGGACTGTAattcgagacgagcacttcgacgtggagattgtttagctcagtctacatttaaggcgggtacttcttgctttgttttcttttagtactttgaccttggtgcatgaattattttggataaggactatgttaccttgactccacttttatttttcctgcgcttgatacttccacgcaatctttgagaaattcataccatatctatacagtctcttgttattgtccatgatcagtagcaaaTACTAGTTACCATGTTTGTTtgctttgactgttgcttatttatgtacgatattgagcatgttggcttcatgtagtctacatgtttctgcttatatatatatatatatatgatgactgttgcattgttcgcatcatgtcattgcatgcatgccgcacccTCGGctactcgagagagtggtagctggagttgatgccgcttgtcctgtcctgCCGCACTCGgtcactcgtgtgagtggtagctggagtacgagcagcagggaccccgtcgcagatgtagctagttagctactatgcaactgccccctcggccacttgtgtgagtggtagctagagtggtgtacagtctgtcactgacccggcctctcgaccatacaggggtcatggtgcaaagaggtgggcgggagtgaccatccgtgcatacgctgttattatatttgttttggctgctgctgtttatatatgttgttattgcttactgcTGTTGTTCGCATATGCTGAGGTGCTTGTGATGAGATATGTTCTCGTTGTAGATGTCTAGTCATTAAAAAttggtatataccttgcttattaactctgtagttatgaacagtaatgtagcagattagtaccagttctgacctactatacttagcctaggatatggtttcaggtatgagcatttgttttggttcttttgtagtatctgctatttctgtatgagactgtatactcttggctcactttctagttgtattttatgttcatgcactatctttccttacccgctgagttccaatactcaccaccccgtaaaaatggttttctttcgccaggtaacagtagatgattcatggatgcttggagagtcccagctgccagtcccacgacacactcgaggacagttttttttttcttctggttttggttgctaacgcaatttatgttttggttttgtgaacttggtattgtatgcttcgatatggattttggagtctagtctggtggttgcagacatttttgttagtgccgttgttagttttacgttcgtatcattTTATGTCTTCCGTTGCTATGTGTTTACGTTCAGCCATGTAGGCTTATTAATTGCGTGGtgatgttgtttatattttgtatatatattccagccgagtgtggctgatgtatagtttgtatgtagtaatgcttcatattgtccgccgtacaggggaggaggtgctgccgaaatttcttcggacagggactcctctggggcgtgacaattttgatgtgagttaagaaaactttcaaattATAGGAAATCACAGGGCGTTGCTAAGTTTgtaccaaaggaagaaaacaagtgaTAAAATTTCTAAGGAGAAAAACTTGttgtaaatagcaaccaagagcatggtaggagcaaatctcaaCATGGATCGGGTAACGACAATAAGGCCCGTTTTAAGTCCAGAAAGAAGAAGGTGATCAAATGTTACAAGTGTGGAGGAAAAAATCATATCAAAAGAGATTGTCCAAAGATAAAGAACATGTTACAAAAAGAAAGGCAGTTCAGCAAAGTCTGCAAATAAAGtcgaagaagaaaattcagagagcgttgatggagatatgctatcagttatgttgAGTTCGGTACAACTAACGGATGCATgaattttagactctgcatgttaaTATCACATGATTCTAAACAAGGAGTGGTTTTACACCTATAGGGTAGTagattctggttcagtgttgatgaAAAATGATGCGTCATGCAAAGTTATTGacatagggaatgtcagaatgAAAATGTTTGATGTATGATTAGACAATGCTGTAGACATGTTGACAAAGCTAATGATCACAAAGAAgttcaagcattgcttgaacttaatCCATATATTTAAATGCCAGAGGTAGGAAGACCAGACCCAGAGATTCAGGTAGAATTTTATTGAGATACGTGTGTTCTTCGAATGgatgaatattcgccaaggtggagattatTGATGAATAGCTCATATTCCGATGAAGGTCAATGTgagggatgtcatggaagaaaaatctgttaaaatttttcataataaaattctattataattttatatagcAGAATTCTATTATGAAAATCATAACAGAACTCTGTtgcgatttttcataacaaaattttattacaaTTATACTAGGCATGAGATTTATgcactatttatagggatcattgtaaacttaTTGTACAATCATATGAATCATGGAATATAGTTTAATTATGTAGAgaaaattctaataaagcttcagcCGTTTTAATGGAGTAGGCACGCTGCcaaaccacggtaactcttcttcttcctcttcgtctTTTGCTTTCTCGTGTTTACTCCTTTTGTGCATTTTTGTGGAGTAGGAGCTTGGACGTGGATATAATTTTATCTTTGTTGCAACGGAACACGCTACGTCGTGTTTTGATAAAGTTTTTGATTCGGGTGCCcaaaagggttccgagcgcccgaaccgaGTTGACATAGCCCCCGCTGGGAGAGGCGCCCAGGtgatctgggcgctcggacccaaAATTCAACCTCTTGTTAACTTttcggtctgggtctttcgctATGGT
This window of the Zingiber officinale cultivar Zhangliang chromosome 3B, Zo_v1.1, whole genome shotgun sequence genome carries:
- the LOC122055511 gene encoding serine/threonine-protein kinase AFC2-like, producing MEVEIVKEFPHSRIADVRPRKRARSRWDADPLTDAKAQIGILCGQEVNIKSIKSSETTSNDTRPSQYAKDFVRQLPPPWRGDDKDGHYKFELGENLTSRYKIHRKMGEGAFGQVLECWDHERNEMVAIKIVRSNRKYRKDAMIEIEILQLLGKHDANTSRCVQIRNWFDYRNHICIVFEKLGPSLYDFLRKNSFRSFPIDLVREFARQLLECVAFMHDMRLIHTDLKPENILLVSPEYIKVPDSNVSSNKGSHFKMLPKSSAIKVIDFGSTTYDFIDNNYVVSTRHYRAPEVILGLGWSYPCDIWSIGCILVELCSGKMLFQTHENLEHLAMMERVLEPLPSNMLRLADRDAEKYIRRGHLNWPESATSRESFKAVLKLPRLQTLVMEHTDHSSADFLDLLQGLLRYDPGDRLGAREALAHCFFTRS